gTGTGTTTGTTTGTGGGGATTGAATGGTTGTTCTGTATTTTCTGTTGTGTTGTTGCCTTTCTGAAATTTGATCTGAGATgggttgattttgtttttgctttgcTTGTGTGTATTTGGGTTTTCTGGAGTTTTAGGTAGATTATTGAGCtggtttggatttgtttttactAGGGTTTCTGTGATGTTGTGGCTTTTTTCTAAGGGCTGACTGAGAATTGGTGGAATTGATATACTGGATCTTCTTCTTTGTTCTTTAAGCTTGATGGCACTCCAACTCTTTGTTGCATTTTTTGGTTTACAGTGAATTCAAACATGAATATGGCACATTTGGGTCTTCTTAGATCTTCAGTGGCAATCCCTTTTCTAATCACCCTCTGCATTCAATTAGATATTCAGAAAATTTTTCAGTTTAATTCGACTAGATTTTAGATGCATCGCTGTGCTTGTTTACTTCCTGATGCATTGGAAAAGGTTGATGGATGGAGGAGATTGCAGTGGCTCTAATGCATCGCACTACCTTTTTGGTTCTCAGGGATCTGCTGCCTCTGGCCATTGATATGATTATTCTcttcataattatattttccaTCATCCTCCAGCCCTTCATTTAATAGATCTTTGACTGGTGGGCAAAGAGAGCTACTTCTTATTATGTGGGCAATGAAGTTATTCAATTCAACTTGTATGCAGAACATTAgtgtttgttcttttctttttgtcatgttcattttcttttttctctcttctaaacGCATCCTAGGTTTTATACCTATTCAGAATGAAACATTTATCGGTTTAGCAACTTGGACACATTCTAGAACTAAAAATTCTCTGCAGATTATCACAATGCTCTTCGGTGATAACTGCATCTCATTTTTGCATGACTGCTTATCAGTAAGTTGTATCATTGAGTTTGTGCACCATTAACCTAAGTGGTATTCTTGGGTTTggctcttttctttttatttatcaaatgcaTGCTTACATATTCATCTTTCTATATGATTGCAGGCACTGGGAGCCTTCAATTTTCCGACAAGGGGGTTGTTCATGCTTTCATCACTTCTGTGAAACTAAAGCGTGCCAAATTTGGTGGTAAAAGTCCGACCTTAGGTTGGTAGAGGTCATTTATTTGGAGAAACATGATCAGTGGACCAGCTACTAAAATTCGACTGGTTAGATGTCCCAAATGCCGGAAGCTTCTTCCAGAGATGGCAGGAATTCCTCTATACCAGTGTGGTGGATGTGGCGTGTTTCTACGAGGTAATatgcttttatatataaagttcCAATTTGATAAACCATAAAACAGAAAGAATGTTCAATCAGTTGTGAATTTAGCTGAGGACATGCAGAGTGAAGTCGAGTAGTTGATGGTCAGCCTAGTTGATTTCTCACTCTTAAATAGTGAAGCTGCAGTGATTTTCTTCTGATATATTAGACTATTGTGCATATGTTGTCATGATAATTGTTCAAGTGAAAAGAGTCAAGATACACAACTGggttttttcttaatatagtAGGTTGGAATAGTGGGTTCCTTCACAGTGCATGGATACATCACTTCTGTATGCCATTGTTATGATCCTCATAATCAGTGATATGAGTCCTTTATGCTTGTTTTGTATCTTTTCACAAAAATTAGGTTTCTTGATTTGCTATTCTCAAAgactaaaacttatttttttccattcccCTTCCTTCATGCAGCCAAAAATCATGGAAACAGCACCAGAACTACCCCTTCAGGCTCACATGAAACAGGTTCTGTTCAGAGGAATGAACTGGTGCATGTTTCTGAAAATGAAGAATCTAGTAGCTCGAGTCGAGAGGCGATTCCCTCTTCCACAGGAGAATGTTCTTTGAACAAAGAAAATGGGAGGGATGATCTTGGGGATTGTCGTACAGAGCAGCCTGAAGTGAACTTCTCAAATGGGGTTTCTTCAACAACAAAGCAGCCTGAAGATGCAAACTTCTCAGATAAAGTTCCTTCATCAATAAACCTCTCGAATGAAGTTTCATCACTAATGAAGCACTCTGAAGATGTAAACATCTCAGATGAAGGTTCATCATCCAAAGTGCAGCCTGAAGAGGTGAACCTCTCAAATGAAGTTTCATCACCCATGGAGCAGCCTGAAGATGTAAACATCTCAGATGAAGGTTCACCATCCAAAGTGCAGCCTGAAGATGTGAACTTCTCAAATGAAGTTTCATCACCCATGGAGCAGCAGCCTGAAGATGTAAACATCTCAAATGAAGGTTCATCACCCAATGTGCAGCCTGAAGATGCGAACTTCTCAAATGAAGTTTCATCACCCATGGAGCAGCCTGAAGATGTAAACATCTCAAATGAAGGTTCATCATCCAATGTGCAGCCTGAAGATATAAACATCTCAAATGAAGGTTCATCATCCAATGTGCGGCCGGAAGATGTCAACTTCTCGAATGAAGTTTCTGCGTTGGTGGAGCAACCTGAAGATGTAAACTTCTCTAATCAAGTTTCTTCACTGATGGAGCAGCCAGCAGACGTATTCTCAAATGAAGTTTCTTTTCCGAGAGAGCAGCCAGAAGATGTAAACTTCTCAAATGAAGCTTTTTCATCAATGGAGCAGCCTGAAGATGTAGACTACTTGGATGAAGTTTTATCACCGAAGGAGCAGTCTGAAGATGTGGACTTCTTGGATGAAGTTTCATCACCAACGGAGCAGCCTAAAGATATAAACTTCTCGAATGAAGTTTCTTCATCAAAGCAGCAGCCTGACAATTTGAACTTCTTGAATGAAGTTTCTTTGTCAACAGAGAAGCCTGAAGATGTGAGCTTCTTGAATGAAGTTTCTTCGTCAACTGAGCTTATGTGTCATGAGAATGAAGagccacaacccagagttggaGCAAATACAGTGTATGAAGATGATGAGGGTGGTTTTTACTCCAGAAGCTTGAGTTCTGACAGCCTCCTGGCTTCAAGAGAAAGGAGTTCAGAAGTTACAGCTCAGAGGTTAACTGGGGAATGTATGAAACAGGATACTCCCATGTCTCACTCCAATGAACAACCAGAGCAGTCTGACGATGATGTTCTCCATGGATATATGTATAGATCTCCAACAGCCAGAAGTTTCTATGGATATGATGGTAGTGTCTCTTCTTATGATGGAACTGATGATCAAGTCCTTGACCGATCTCTGCACCAACCCAACAGAACTTTCAAGGCTAGAGAATTGGTTGGTCCTGAAGAAAGATCCAGAGGTAAATTTCTGGTGAATAGCAACCTAGAAATGCAACGTCAAACGAGGAATGCCTCATCAATTTTATCGGGTAAGGAGCATTACCCTAAGAAATACGGCAAGTGGAATAGAGATGACTTTCCGGAATCCACAAGATATGACCAGCCAGTCAGAAACTGGATGAGATTGGAAAGAGGGGAATTTCCATCTAGATTGCCCTTCAATGGAAGGGATTTCCCTGCTGGCTATGAAAATGACATCCCTTCGAGTCCTGGACATCCTGACCACCAACACAGTTCGAGCTTTCATTCGCCTGACATGCCTGAGCTCCAT
This DNA window, taken from Vitis riparia cultivar Riparia Gloire de Montpellier isolate 1030 chromosome 13, EGFV_Vit.rip_1.0, whole genome shotgun sequence, encodes the following:
- the LOC117927922 gene encoding protein ENHANCED DISEASE RESISTANCE 4 — protein: MISGPATKIRLVRCPKCRKLLPEMAGIPLYQCGGCGVFLRAKNHGNSTRTTPSGSHETGSVQRNELVHVSENEESSSSSREAIPSSTGECSLNKENGRDDLGDCRTEQPEVNFSNGVSSTTKQPEDANFSDKVPSSINLSNEVSSLMKHSEDVNISDEGSSSKVQPEEVNLSNEVSSPMEQPEDVNISDEGSPSKVQPEDVNFSNEVSSPMEQQPEDVNISNEGSSPNVQPEDANFSNEVSSPMEQPEDVNISNEGSSSNVQPEDINISNEGSSSNVRPEDVNFSNEVSALVEQPEDVNFSNQVSSLMEQPADVFSNEVSFPREQPEDVNFSNEAFSSMEQPEDVDYLDEVLSPKEQSEDVDFLDEVSSPTEQPKDINFSNEVSSSKQQPDNLNFLNEVSLSTEKPEDVSFLNEVSSSTELMCHENEEPQPRVGANTVYEDDEGGFYSRSLSSDSLLASRERSSEVTAQRLTGECMKQDTPMSHSNEQPEQSDDDVLHGYMYRSPTARSFYGYDGSVSSYDGTDDQVLDRSLHQPNRTFKARELVGPEERSRGKFLVNSNLEMQRQTRNASSILSGKEHYPKKYGKWNRDDFPESTRYDQPVRNWMRLERGEFPSRLPFNGRDFPAGYENDIPSSPGHPDHQHSSSFHSPDMPELHEQERIKLLKMLCELRDQINRKHNGRDPTRVGWKGKHIAKSYNHEASEEEIFNDLNYPRYPDQYRTGRNWPQHRKFSRMAFSGEAPNSRHQADYSCLHCCPQDRWYSAQLRPPVPCCENGLHGARPGHRCYHHCTSTHSSPLQCMDSEIPIWTHGAKSEDQGHKNHEAKLYWKEKHHQVKRHIQPIAGGAPFLTCYHCSHLLQLPADFLLFKRRCHGLRCGACYELLKFSVENRTHIVQYTPNAVDPRPPPPSEVDDVSRTLNSVGLPSTALVSDCSPAYPVSSSDDYGLSFCKSFSTEGETAFITPPFGPMGERKKKLNLKKSQNKYKEPVETYKSIGSSSNMSKPEKSSTEIEELPPTAGSPLYRLMDYSSPSAMIYGSGMDTD